One part of the Pieris napi chromosome 4, ilPieNapi1.2, whole genome shotgun sequence genome encodes these proteins:
- the LOC125048911 gene encoding mitochondrial cardiolipin hydrolase-like: MDWKNARILLASTAAVVVASQVVKHLCKYFYNLRRKTETDTVSDDACSDVLCTKNKEINDVILFSDDSLRRTIKVPANKDVSICESREINCFKLIKYIKSARETLDVCMYLITSTEIAEQIIRLGQKHVLVRIVVDSDMAFTPPSQIKKLTEYSFIKVQTNKKTILMHHKFCIIDGPKAIKRKSALKAYAEKLNVHAQFVKNHIKPSKTKLIRGFVMSGSLNWSTQAMVSNHESVIVTSNTNILNKFEKEFESLWVEEEPVLLTNI; encoded by the exons aTGGATTGGAAAAACGCAAGGATTTTGTTAGCATCTACAGCTGCCGTCGTAGTTGCTTCTCAAGTGGTGAAACATTTGTGTAAATACTTTTACAACCTTAGAAGGAAAACTGAAACTGATACAGTAAGTGACGATGCGTGTAGCGATGTCCTTTGcactaaaaataaagaaattaacgatgtgatattattttctgATGACTCATTGAGGCGTACTATAAAAGTCCCTGCCAATAAAGACGTTAGTATATGTGAAAGTCGAGAGATAAATTGCttcaagttaataaaatacataaaatctgCTCGAGAGACATTGGATGTTTGTATGTACCTTATAACTAGTACTGAAATTGCCGAACAAATAATAAGGCTAGGACAGAAACATGTGCTAGTAAGAATTGTTGTTGACAGTGATATGGCCTTTACACCTCCATcacaaataaaaaagctaACGGAATATA gtTTCATAAAGGTGCAAACCAATAAGAAGACCATTCTAATGCACCATAAGTTTTGCATAATTGATGGCCCTAAagcaataaaaagaaaaagtgcTCTTAAAGCTTATGctgaaaaactaaatgtcCACGCCCAATTTGTAAAAAACCACATTAAACCATCAAAAACCAAGCTTATAAGAGGTTTTGTAATGTCTGGCTCATTGAACTGGTCTACCCAGGCAATGGTATCAAATCATGAAAGTGTTATAGTAACTTCAAAtaccaatattttaaataaatttgaaaaagaaTTCGAAAGCCTTTGGGTAGAAGAAGAACCG gtTCTCTTAACAAATATATGA